ATTCAAAAAGACTTAGGTAAGAGTATGGATTTAAGTAAAGGTGCACTTACTAGTCTATTAGATTCATTAGAAGAAGTTAACTTAATAAAGCGTATTTCAGATAAAGATGACAGAAGAAAAAGATGGCTTGAACTAACTCAACAAGGTCTTGAATATACAAACGCTAAACTAACCTTGTACGAAAATGAGCTCAGTAAAATGCTTAAAAACGTGGAGGAAAAAGAAATCTTAAGAGCGATTAATAATCTTAAGCAGTTAACTTCTTTTATTGAAACAATATAAAAGGAGA
This Clostridium sp. 'deep sea' DNA region includes the following protein-coding sequences:
- a CDS encoding MarR family winged helix-turn-helix transcriptional regulator, with translation MNKDHVGQLNQLFFEYITLYHHRIGHIFTVDNNDEPLCNKNQKKALFVIKKYRRVIQKDLGKSMDLSKGALTSLLDSLEEVNLIKRISDKDDRRKRWLELTQQGLEYTNAKLTLYENELSKMLKNVEEKEILRAINNLKQLTSFIETI